The sequence below is a genomic window from Denitratisoma sp. DHT3.
GATCGACAAGATGCAGAAGCAGCGCCGCGACTCGATCAGTCAATACGAAGCGGCCGGCCGCCAGGATCTGGCCGACGCCGAGAAGTTCGAGGCCGAGGTGCTGGCCGCCTACCTGCCGGCCGCGCTGTCCGAGGCGGAACTGGCGGCGATCGTCGCCGCCGCAGTGAGCGAATCCGGCGCGGCCTCGGCCGCCGACATGGGCAAGGTGATGGCGCTGATCAAGCCCCGCGTCGCCGGACGGGCGGACATGGGCCTGGTCTCCAAGCTGGTGAAGAGCCGGCTCGGCACCTAACCTGAGAGCCGGGAGGTTTTCCCGGCAACGCATGATTCCCGAGTCCTTCATCCAGGATCTGCTGGCCCGCATCGACATCGTCGGGGTGGTGGAAAGCTACGTCCCGCTGCGCAAGGCCGGCGCCA
It includes:
- a CDS encoding GatB/YqeY domain-containing protein, producing MSLKLRINEDMKTAMRAREAARLGALRLLLAAIKQKEVDERVELDDAGVIAVIDKMQKQRRDSISQYEAAGRQDLADAEKFEAEVLAAYLPAALSEAELAAIVAAAVSESGAASAADMGKVMALIKPRVAGRADMGLVSKLVKSRLGT